From a single Raphanus sativus cultivar WK10039 chromosome 3, ASM80110v3, whole genome shotgun sequence genomic region:
- the LOC108845849 gene encoding OVARIAN TUMOR DOMAIN-containing deubiquitinating enzyme 3, with the protein MSMEELKPSNNKILEQLRHGLARFELVSSPTLSVSSASFLGATQSNSYAFFARIGSSLNGSPAAKKVEQYAVDRVTGDGRCLFRALVKGMAFNKGLTINPRRERDDADELRMAVKEVICNDPKERDKYKEALVAITVEESMKRYCQRIGRHDFWGGESELLVLSKLCKQPIIVYIPEHEHRRGGGYGSGFIPIAEYGAEFRGGWGKGNNKKNVVRLLYSGRNHYDLLR; encoded by the exons AAAACCTTCGAACA ATAAGATTCTTGAGCAGCTGAGACATGGACTCGCTAGGTTCGAGCTTGTGTCCTCCCCTACTCTTTCAGTCTCCTCTGCTTCCTTCTTAGGCGCCACGCAGAGCAATAGCTATGCCTTCTTCGCCAGAATCGGTTCCTCctt AAATGGGTCTCCGGCAGCGAAGAAGGTTGAGCAGTACGCGGTGGATAGAGTTACTGGGGATGGTCGCTGTCTCTTTAGAGCTTTG GTGAAAGGAATGGCCTTTAACAAAGGACTTACTATCAATCcccggagagagagagatgatgcaG ATGAACTACGAATGGCTGTGAAAGAGGTTATATGCAATGACCCCAAGGAAAGGGACAAGTACAAAGAAGCTTTAGTAGCTATCACTGTGGAAGAGTCTATGAAACG GTATTGTCAGCGGATTGGAAGACATGATTTCTGGGGAGGAGAGTCTGAGCTGCTA GTGCTTTCCAAGCTATGTAAACAGCCTATCATCGTCTACATACCAGAGCATGAG CATAGGAGAGGAGGAGGGTATGGGTCGGGGTTTATACCAATTGCAGAGTATGGAGCTGAGTTTAGAGGAGGCTGGGGAAAAGGGAACAACAAGAAGAATGTTGTTAGGCTTCTTTACAGTGGTAGAAACCATTATGATCTGCTTCGATAG